One window of the Macaca thibetana thibetana isolate TM-01 chromosome 13, ASM2454274v1, whole genome shotgun sequence genome contains the following:
- the ZC3H8 gene encoding zinc finger CCCH domain-containing protein 8 — translation MDFENLFSKPPNPALGKTATDSDERIDDEIDDAEVEETQEEKIKLEHEQIPKKFRHFGNSAVSPKSSLHRKSRSKDYDVYSDNDTCGQESEDNFAKELQQYIQAREMANAAQPEESTKKEGVKDTPQAAKQKNKNLKAGHKNGKQKKMKRKRPGTGNKGSNALLRNSGSQEEDGKPKEKQQHLSQAFINQHTVERKGKQICKYFLERKCIKGDQCKFDHDAEIEKKKEMCKFYVQGYCTRGENCLYLHNEYPCKFYHTGTKCYQGEYCKFSHAPLTPETQELLAKVLDTEKKPCK, via the exons ATGGATTTTGAGAATCTTTTCTCAAAACCCCCCAACCCGGCCCTCGGCAAAACGGCCACGGACTCTGACGAAAG AATTGATGATGAAATAGATGATGCAGAAGTTGAAGAAACACAAGAGGAGAAAATTAAACTGGAGCACGAGCAAATTCCCAAAAAA tTTAGGCACTTTGGAAACTCTGCAGTATCACCAAAAAGTTCGCTGCATAGAAAATCAAGAAGTAAGGACTATGATGTGTATAGTGATAATGATACCTGCGGTCAGGAATCAGAAGATAATTTTGCCAAAGAGCTTCAACAGTACATACAAGCCAGAGAAATGGCAAATGCTGCACAACCtgaagaatctacaaagaaagaaGGAGTAAAAGATACCCCACAGG ctgctaaacaaaaaaataaaaatcttaaagctGGTCACAAAAACggcaaacagaagaaaatgaagcgAAAACGGCCTGGCACTGGAAACAAAGGATCAAATGCTTTGCtgaggaacagtggctcacaggAAGAG gatggTAAACCtaaagagaagcagcagcatttGAGTCAGGCATTCATCAACCAACATACAGTGGAACGCAAGGGaaaacaaatttgtaaatattttcttgaaaggAAATGTATTAAG GGAGACCAGTGTAAATTTGATCATGATGCagagatagagaagaaaaaggaaatgtgtaaGTTTTATGTACAAGGATATTGTACCAGAGGTGAAAACTGTCTGTATTTGCATA ATGAATATCCTTGTAAGTTTTACCATACAGGAACAAAATGTTATCAGGGAGAATATTGCAAGTTTTCTCATGCTCCACTGACTCCTGAAACACAAGAATTGTTGGCTAAA gtTTTGGATACTGAAAAGAAGCcatgtaaataa